One Lujinxingia sediminis DNA window includes the following coding sequences:
- a CDS encoding GGDEF domain-containing protein: MTDEHPYDHDDLSESSEATMIVDANTLRQARAQQKQGRDQAYLIVISGPHTGKMFKVDKDQATLGRSSRAELHVNDVGISRNHARIITYGDDVFVEDLQSANGTYLNGDRLMIRQQLKDGDKITLGSTTILKFTYHDELEENFQKQMLDAALHDGLTGIYNKNYLLNHLSTELAFALRHGTFLSAVMFDVDHFKPVNDTYGHLAGDMILKGLAEITSGVLRNEDVFARYGGEEFTIVCRGTPVDQAQALADRVRMVIERHDFVFEGTHIPITISLGVAGLPHHTARTPEELIGLADQALYDAKRGGRNRVGVAPF; encoded by the coding sequence ATGACCGACGAGCATCCCTACGACCACGACGATCTCTCGGAGAGCTCCGAGGCGACGATGATCGTCGACGCGAACACGTTGCGACAGGCCCGCGCTCAGCAGAAGCAGGGGCGCGACCAGGCCTACCTCATCGTGATTTCCGGGCCCCACACCGGCAAGATGTTCAAAGTCGACAAGGACCAGGCCACTCTGGGCCGCTCCTCGCGCGCTGAACTCCACGTCAACGATGTGGGCATCTCGCGCAACCACGCCCGCATCATCACCTACGGCGACGACGTCTTCGTCGAGGATCTCCAGAGCGCCAACGGCACCTACCTCAACGGTGACCGCCTGATGATCCGCCAGCAGCTCAAAGACGGCGACAAGATCACGCTGGGCTCCACCACCATCCTCAAGTTCACCTACCACGATGAGCTCGAGGAGAATTTTCAAAAGCAGATGCTCGACGCCGCCCTGCACGACGGGCTCACCGGCATCTACAATAAAAATTACCTGCTCAACCACCTCTCCACCGAGTTGGCCTTCGCGCTGCGCCACGGCACCTTCCTGAGCGCGGTCATGTTTGACGTCGACCACTTCAAGCCGGTCAACGACACCTACGGCCACCTGGCCGGCGACATGATCCTCAAAGGCCTGGCCGAGATCACCTCCGGGGTGCTGCGCAACGAAGACGTCTTTGCCCGCTACGGCGGCGAGGAGTTCACGATTGTCTGCCGCGGCACGCCGGTGGATCAGGCCCAGGCCCTGGCCGACCGCGTGCGCATGGTCATTGAGCGCCACGACTTCGTGTTCGAGGGCACGCACATCCCCATCACCATCAGCCTGGGTGTGGCCGGCCTGCCCCACCACACCGCCCGCACCCCCGAGGAGCTCATCGGCCTGGCCGACCAGGCCCTCTACGACGCCAAACGCGGCGGTCGAAACCGGGTGGGGGTGGCGCCTTTTTGA